A stretch of Brassica napus cultivar Da-Ae chromosome C6, Da-Ae, whole genome shotgun sequence DNA encodes these proteins:
- the LOC106386015 gene encoding alcohol dehydrogenase class-P: MSTAGHFIRCLAAVAWEAGKPLVMEEVEVAPPQKHEVRIKVHFTSLCHTDVCFWEAKGQTPLFPRIFGHEAGGVVESVGEGVTDLQSGDHVLTIFTGECGNCRHCHSEESNMCDLLRINTERGGMIHDGESRFSSNGKSIHHFLGTSTFSEFTVVHSGQVAKINPEAPLDKVCIVSCGLSTGLGATLNVAKPKRGQSVAIFGLGAVGLAAAEGARISGAGRIIGVDLNPNRFEEAKKFGVTDFVNPREHDKPVQQVIIEMTDGGVDRSVECTGSVQVMIQAFECVHEGWGVAVLVGVPRQDDAFRTHPMNFLNERTLKGSFFGNYKPKTDIPGVVEKYMNKELDLDKFITHTVPFSKINEAFDYMSKGECIRCIIDMGA; encoded by the exons ATGTCTACGGCTGGTCACTTTATTCGATGCCTAG CTGCTGTGGCATGGGAAGCCGGAAAGCCACTGGTGATGGAGGAAGTAGAGGTTGCTCCACCGCAGAAACATGAAGTTCGTATCAAGGTTCACTTCACTTCTCTCTGTCACACCGATGTTTGCTTCTGGGAAGCAAAG GGACAAACGCCGTTGTTTCCACGTATCTTCGGTCATGAAGCTGGAGG GGTTGTGGAGAGTGTTGGAGAAGGAGTGACTGATCTTCAATCAGGAGATCACGTTTTGACCATCTTCACCGGCGAATGTGGCAATTGCCGTCACTGCCACTCTGAGGAATCCAACATGTGTGATCTCCTCAGGATCAACACCGAGCGAGGCGGCATGATTCACGACGGTGAATCAAGATTCTCCAGCAATGGCAAATCCATTCACCACTTCCTCGGAACCTCCACGTTCAGTGAGTTCACTGTGGTACACTCCGGTCAGGTGGCTAAGATCAACCCTGAAGCTCCTCTTGACAAAGTATGCATCGTTAGTTGCGGTTTATCCACTGGGCTAGGAGCAACTTTGAACGTGGCTAAACCAAAAAGAGGTCAAAGTGTTGCGATTTTCGGTCTTGGTGCTGTTGGTTTAGCCGCAGCAGAAGGTGCTAGAATCTCTGGTGCTGGTAGGATCATTGGTGTTGATCTCAACCCCAATAGATTCGAGGAAG CTAAGAAATTCGGTGTGACCGATTTTGTGAACCCTAGAGAGCATGACAAGCCAGTTCAGCAAGTTATCATTGAGATGACAGATGGTGGAGTGGACCGGAGTGTGGAGTGTACAGGAAGCGTTCAAGTCATGATTCAAGCATTTGAATGCGTTCACGAG GGTTGGGGTGTTGCGGTGCTGGTTGGTGTACCAAGACAAGACGATGCCTTCAGGACTCATCCCATGAATTTTCTGAACGAGAGGACACTCAAGGGTTCTTTCTTTGGTAACTACAAACCTAAAACCGACATTCCCGGGGTCGTTGAGAAGTACATGAACAAG GAGCTGGATCTTGACAAGTTCATCACTCACACGGTGCCATTCTCGAAGATCAACGAGGCCTTTGATTACATGTCCAAGGGAGAGTGTATCCGTTGCATCATCGACATGGGTGCTTGA